A region from the Volucribacter amazonae genome encodes:
- the parC gene encoding DNA topoisomerase IV subunit A, whose protein sequence is MTNKINYDGIEQMPLRTFTESAYLNYSMYVIMDRALPFIGDGLKPVQRRIVYAMSELGLNATAKYKKSARTVGDVLGKFHPHGDSACYEAMVLMAQPFSYRYPLIDGQGNWGAPDDPKSFAAMRYTESRLAKIAEVLLAELGQGTVDYQANFDGTLAEPQYLPARLPHILLNGTTGIAVGMATDIPPHNLNEIAQATIMLLDNPQASLADLLTVVQGPDYPTEAEIISNKNDIRKIYEQGRGSIKMRAVWKKEEGEIIITALPHQASPAKVMAQIGEMISNKKLPMVEDIRDESDHENPVRLVIVPRSNRVDIEALMGHLFASTDLEKSYRVNMNMIGLDNKPAVKNLVQILNEWLDFRRTTVTRRLQYRLEKVLDRLHILQGLMIAFLNIDEVIQIIRYEDEPKSVLMAKFNLSEQQAEAILNLRLRHLAKLEEQELQAEQDNLAKERSNLEKILSSTQRLNQLIKQEIQQDAKTYASPRRSPLIERAEAKAIAESEMTPAEPVTVILSEMGWVRCAKGHDIDVQGLNYKAGDKYLAHAYGKSNQPAIFMDSTGRSYALEPLSLPSARSQGEPLTGRLSLPAGACVEQVIMENEQQPLLMASDAGYGFICQQQDLLTRNKSGKAVINLPDNAKLLPPLKIEQYHSLLVALTSAGRILIFPIQDLPELSKGKGNKIINIPAKSAQQRTELLVKLLLISEQAQLVFYSGKRKITLKPEDWQKFRAERGRKGTPLPRGLHSDATIEIVEPE, encoded by the coding sequence ATGACCAACAAGATAAACTATGACGGCATTGAGCAAATGCCATTACGCACTTTTACCGAAAGTGCCTATCTCAATTATTCCATGTATGTCATTATGGATCGTGCCTTGCCTTTTATTGGCGATGGGCTAAAACCTGTACAACGGCGTATTGTTTATGCCATGTCCGAATTAGGGCTTAATGCCACCGCAAAATATAAAAAATCCGCTCGTACCGTTGGTGATGTGCTAGGTAAATTCCACCCCCATGGCGACAGCGCTTGCTATGAGGCAATGGTATTAATGGCACAACCTTTTTCCTACCGTTATCCCTTGATTGACGGACAAGGCAACTGGGGGGCACCTGATGATCCAAAATCCTTTGCGGCAATGCGTTACACCGAATCTCGTTTAGCCAAAATTGCCGAAGTTTTATTGGCAGAACTCGGACAAGGCACAGTGGATTATCAAGCCAACTTTGACGGCACATTAGCCGAACCGCAATATTTACCTGCTCGCCTACCCCATATTTTATTAAATGGCACAACAGGGATTGCGGTGGGTATGGCAACAGATATTCCGCCCCATAATCTGAATGAAATCGCCCAAGCTACAATCATGTTACTGGATAATCCTCAAGCGAGCCTCGCAGATCTCTTAACCGTTGTACAAGGCCCTGATTATCCTACTGAGGCAGAAATTATCTCTAACAAAAATGATATTCGCAAAATTTATGAGCAAGGGCGTGGCTCTATTAAAATGCGTGCGGTGTGGAAAAAAGAAGAGGGCGAAATTATTATCACCGCCTTACCACACCAAGCCTCACCAGCAAAAGTCATGGCACAAATTGGCGAAATGATAAGCAATAAAAAATTGCCAATGGTAGAGGATATTCGTGATGAATCAGATCACGAAAATCCTGTGCGTTTAGTCATTGTACCGCGCTCTAATCGAGTGGATATTGAGGCATTAATGGGGCATTTATTTGCCTCTACAGATTTAGAAAAAAGCTATCGTGTCAATATGAATATGATCGGCTTAGATAACAAACCTGCGGTAAAGAATTTGGTGCAAATTCTTAATGAATGGCTAGATTTTCGCCGTACCACAGTAACTCGACGCTTACAATATCGCTTAGAAAAAGTGCTAGACCGATTGCATATTTTGCAAGGTTTAATGATCGCCTTTCTTAATATTGATGAAGTAATCCAAATTATCCGTTATGAAGATGAACCTAAATCAGTATTAATGGCAAAATTTAACCTTTCCGAACAACAAGCCGAGGCGATTTTAAACCTGCGATTGCGCCATTTAGCCAAATTAGAAGAACAAGAATTACAAGCGGAACAAGATAATTTAGCCAAAGAGCGGTCAAATTTAGAAAAGATTTTATCCTCAACCCAGCGTCTTAATCAGCTTATTAAGCAAGAAATTCAGCAAGATGCCAAAACCTATGCCAGCCCGCGCCGTTCGCCATTAATTGAACGCGCCGAGGCAAAAGCTATCGCAGAAAGTGAGATGACCCCAGCTGAACCTGTTACCGTTATTTTATCGGAAATGGGCTGGGTACGTTGTGCCAAAGGGCATGATATTGATGTGCAAGGCTTAAACTATAAAGCAGGCGATAAATACCTTGCTCACGCCTACGGCAAAAGCAATCAACCTGCTATTTTTATGGATAGCACAGGTCGCAGTTATGCCTTAGAACCGCTAAGTTTACCTTCCGCACGCTCACAAGGCGAACCTTTAACAGGAAGACTATCCTTACCCGCTGGGGCTTGTGTTGAACAAGTTATAATGGAAAACGAACAACAACCTTTATTAATGGCATCAGATGCAGGTTATGGCTTTATTTGCCAACAACAAGATCTGCTCACTCGTAATAAATCAGGTAAAGCAGTTATCAATTTGCCTGATAACGCCAAATTATTACCGCCATTAAAAATTGAACAATATCATTCATTATTAGTCGCCTTAACTTCGGCAGGAAGAATATTAATCTTCCCTATACAGGATCTGCCTGAGTTAAGCAAAGGAAAAGGCAATAAAATTATCAATATCCCAGCAAAATCAGCTCAACAACGCACAGAATTATTGGTGAAATTATTGCTAATTTCAGAACAAGCTCAACTCGTTTTCTATTCAGGTAAACGCAAAATCACCTTAAAACCTGAAGATTGGCAAAAATTCCGCGCAGAGCGTGGTCGGAAAGGCACACCACTACCAAGAGGATTACATAGTGATGCCACCATTGAAATTGTTGAGCCTGAATAA
- the parE gene encoding DNA topoisomerase IV subunit B, whose amino-acid sequence MTTNYQAQDIRVLKDLEPVQLRPGMYTDTSRPNHLGQEVIDNSVDEALAGYANKIEVILHSDQSLEVIDNGRGMPVDIHPVEGVSGVELILCKLHAGGKFSNKNYQFSGGLHGVGISVVNALSEFVRVTVKRDGQVYQIEFANGVKTKELEIIGTCGRRTTGTTVHFKPNPHYFDSAKFSVSRLRHLLRAKAVLCPGLHIKFIDKVNHNEEQWLYQDGLSDYLSEAVNGLTCLPETPFIGSYSSEKETVDWALLWLPEGGELIGESYVNLIPTPLGGTHVNGLRQGLLDAIREFCELRNLLPRGVKLTADDIWDRCAYILSVKMQEPQFAGQTKERLSSRQSAVFVNGVVKDAFSLWLNQHVHIAEQLAELAINSAQRRLRAAKKVVRKKLVSGPALPGKLADCSQQDIERTELFLVEGDSAGGSAKQARDREYQAILPLRGKILNTWEVSSEQVLGSEEVHNIAIALGIDPDNEDLSQLRYGKVCILADADSDGLHIATLLCALFLRHFPKLVQQGHVFVAMPPLYRIDLGKEVFYALDESEKEAILARLKGKKGKPNVQRFKGLGEMNPLQLRETTMDPNTRRLVQLTYEQDQETLELMDMLLAKKRAEDRKTWLQDKGDQLDLAL is encoded by the coding sequence ATGACAACCAACTATCAAGCACAAGATATTCGTGTTCTAAAAGATCTTGAACCTGTTCAATTACGTCCCGGTATGTACACCGATACTAGCCGTCCCAATCATCTCGGACAAGAAGTCATTGATAACAGTGTGGACGAGGCTTTAGCAGGGTATGCTAATAAAATTGAAGTCATTTTACATAGCGATCAATCCCTTGAAGTCATTGATAACGGACGAGGAATGCCAGTAGATATTCACCCTGTAGAAGGCGTCTCTGGTGTTGAGTTAATTTTATGTAAATTGCACGCTGGTGGAAAATTTTCCAATAAAAATTATCAATTTTCAGGGGGATTGCATGGCGTTGGAATTTCTGTGGTTAATGCCTTATCTGAATTTGTTCGTGTTACGGTTAAACGTGATGGGCAGGTTTATCAAATTGAATTTGCCAATGGGGTAAAAACCAAAGAACTGGAAATTATCGGCACTTGTGGACGGCGTACCACTGGCACCACTGTGCATTTTAAACCTAATCCTCATTATTTTGACTCTGCCAAATTTTCCGTCAGTCGGCTACGTCATTTATTACGTGCCAAAGCGGTACTTTGCCCCGGTTTGCATATTAAGTTTATTGATAAAGTCAATCATAACGAAGAGCAATGGCTCTACCAAGATGGTTTAAGCGACTATCTTAGCGAAGCAGTCAATGGCTTGACTTGCCTACCTGAAACGCCTTTTATTGGCAGTTATTCAAGCGAAAAAGAAACGGTAGATTGGGCATTATTATGGCTACCTGAAGGTGGCGAGTTAATCGGCGAAAGCTATGTTAATCTTATTCCTACCCCATTAGGTGGCACGCATGTTAATGGCTTACGCCAAGGTTTATTAGATGCCATTCGTGAATTTTGTGAATTACGCAATTTGTTGCCTCGTGGCGTAAAACTTACTGCTGATGATATTTGGGATCGCTGTGCCTATATTCTATCCGTCAAAATGCAAGAACCACAATTTGCTGGGCAAACCAAAGAGCGTTTGTCTTCTCGTCAGTCGGCAGTGTTCGTGAATGGCGTGGTAAAAGATGCCTTTAGTTTATGGCTTAATCAACATGTTCACATTGCAGAACAACTGGCAGAATTAGCCATTAACTCCGCTCAACGCCGTTTGCGTGCAGCTAAAAAAGTGGTGCGTAAAAAATTAGTGAGCGGTCCAGCCTTACCGGGGAAACTGGCTGATTGTAGCCAACAAGATATTGAACGCACCGAACTATTTTTAGTGGAAGGCGATTCTGCGGGTGGCTCAGCCAAACAAGCCCGAGATCGTGAGTATCAAGCGATTTTGCCGTTACGAGGTAAAATTTTAAACACTTGGGAAGTGTCTTCCGAACAGGTATTAGGTTCGGAAGAAGTTCATAATATTGCCATTGCTTTGGGGATTGATCCCGATAATGAAGATCTCTCACAATTACGCTATGGTAAAGTCTGCATTTTGGCGGATGCCGATTCTGACGGTTTACATATTGCTACCTTACTTTGTGCCTTATTTTTACGTCATTTCCCTAAGTTAGTTCAACAAGGGCACGTTTTTGTGGCAATGCCTCCCCTATACCGTATTGACTTGGGCAAAGAGGTTTTTTATGCCCTTGATGAAAGTGAAAAAGAAGCAATTTTAGCTCGCTTAAAAGGTAAAAAAGGCAAACCTAATGTACAGCGTTTTAAAGGGTTAGGGGAAATGAACCCGTTGCAATTACGAGAAACCACAATGGATCCCAACACACGCCGACTTGTTCAACTTACCTATGAACAAGATCAAGAAACCCTTGAGCTAATGGATATGTTGTTGGCAAAAAAACGTGCCGAGGATCGTAAAACTTGGTTACAAGATAAAGGGGATCAACTGGATTTAGCCCTATAA
- a CDS encoding bile acid:sodium symporter family protein produces MQTLLKLTHFFSKTFALWALVAAILAFYFPDTFKLIAPYIPYLLGIVMFGMGITLTFADFGEVVKHPKAVFIGVAGQFIIMPALAYALAKGFNLPAELAIGVILVGSCPGGTSSNVMTYLAKGNTALSIACTTISTLLAPILTPMIFYALASQWLEINAAAMFISVLKMVLFPIFLGLIVRALFKQKIAEISQTMPLLSVISIVLILAAVVAVSKERIIESGLLIFAIVVLHNSLGYLFGFLVAKLVKLDNYDSKAIAIEVGMQNSGLGAALAAAHFNPIAAVPSALFSFWHNVSGSLLANFFANLKNK; encoded by the coding sequence ATGCAAACATTATTAAAACTCACACATTTTTTCAGTAAAACCTTTGCCTTATGGGCTTTAGTCGCCGCAATTCTTGCTTTTTATTTTCCTGACACCTTTAAATTAATCGCCCCTTATATTCCTTATTTATTAGGCATTGTTATGTTTGGTATGGGGATTACCTTAACCTTTGCCGATTTTGGTGAAGTGGTTAAACACCCTAAAGCGGTGTTTATTGGTGTAGCAGGGCAATTTATCATTATGCCTGCCCTTGCTTATGCCCTCGCCAAAGGATTTAATTTACCTGCGGAATTAGCCATTGGCGTGATTTTAGTTGGCTCTTGTCCCGGCGGTACATCGTCCAATGTTATGACCTACCTAGCCAAGGGCAACACCGCATTATCCATTGCTTGTACCACCATTTCCACCTTGCTTGCCCCTATTTTAACCCCAATGATTTTCTATGCCTTAGCTAGCCAATGGTTAGAAATCAATGCCGCCGCAATGTTTATTTCGGTACTCAAAATGGTACTTTTCCCAATATTCCTAGGCTTAATCGTGCGTGCGTTATTTAAACAGAAAATCGCGGAAATCAGCCAAACCATGCCATTACTTTCAGTGATTTCCATTGTATTAATTTTGGCGGCAGTGGTTGCTGTCAGCAAAGAGCGTATTATTGAATCTGGTTTATTAATCTTTGCTATTGTGGTGTTACATAATAGTCTAGGCTATTTATTCGGTTTCTTAGTGGCTAAACTCGTTAAACTTGATAATTATGATAGCAAAGCCATTGCCATTGAGGTAGGTATGCAAAACTCAGGACTAGGGGCAGCCCTCGCCGCCGCACACTTTAACCCGATTGCCGCCGTACCGAGTGCGTTATTTAGTTTTTGGCATAATGTTTCTGGTTCATTATTGGCAAACTTCTTTGCCAATCTTAAAAATAAATAA
- the ykgO gene encoding type B 50S ribosomal protein L36: MQVLSSLKSAKTRHPGCKIVRRHGVVYVICKENPRFKARQGGKKRK, encoded by the coding sequence ATGCAAGTTTTATCATCACTAAAAAGTGCTAAAACCCGCCACCCGGGTTGCAAAATTGTCCGCCGTCATGGCGTGGTTTATGTTATCTGCAAGGAAAATCCTCGCTTTAAAGCCCGTCAAGGCGGTAAAAAACGCAAATAA
- a CDS encoding type B 50S ribosomal protein L31, which yields MKKGIHPENYRTVLFYDSSAQTGFLIRSCARTTNTMKWTDGKEYPVYMCDTSSASHPFYTGKTRQIANEGRASEFAHRYGKFGALKSK from the coding sequence ATGAAAAAAGGCATTCACCCAGAAAACTATCGTACAGTACTTTTTTATGATTCTAGTGCACAAACGGGCTTTTTAATTCGCTCTTGTGCCAGAACCACCAACACCATGAAATGGACGGACGGCAAGGAATATCCTGTTTATATGTGTGATACTTCTTCTGCCTCTCACCCATTTTATACTGGGAAAACTCGTCAAATTGCCAATGAAGGACGAGCCAGTGAGTTTGCTCATCGTTACGGCAAATTTGGGGCATTAAAATCCAAATAA
- a CDS encoding DMT family transporter yields MFKEKSASVGLIIGSILFGLGSIIVAKLPIGAYAIAFWRLAISGLAFLLLVWLLRTTLPKQKATCYYALLSGVFLAFDLALWHESIYAIGPGISTLLNSLQIFWLTLIGLIWFKEKLNLYQIVSLFLAVVGVGLIASPEIAHNQQALWGFVSGLASGFFLALSMVYVKKAQQTEPISIFVLMLLLSIGGMLALILPMYLFDSGKILPTTIHQLGWIIVYGLIMQCIAWGLIAYSIPLLSLSLTGLLLLSEPVAALLIDYFLLAKPINLVQWCGALLTLIAIYLGILQRNK; encoded by the coding sequence ATGTTTAAGGAAAAATCCGCTAGCGTAGGATTAATTATTGGTAGTATCTTATTTGGTTTAGGCAGTATTATTGTGGCGAAGTTACCTATTGGGGCTTATGCCATTGCTTTTTGGCGTTTGGCAATTTCTGGATTGGCTTTTTTATTATTAGTATGGTTATTAAGAACCACCTTGCCAAAACAAAAAGCCACCTGTTATTATGCCTTATTATCTGGCGTATTCCTTGCCTTTGATTTAGCCTTATGGCACGAAAGCATTTATGCCATAGGACCGGGTATATCCACCCTGCTCAATAGCCTACAAATATTTTGGCTAACCCTTATTGGACTTATTTGGTTTAAGGAAAAACTGAATTTATATCAAATAGTTAGCCTATTTTTAGCGGTAGTTGGTGTGGGATTGATTGCCAGCCCAGAAATAGCACATAATCAACAAGCCTTATGGGGATTTGTTTCAGGGCTTGCCTCTGGTTTTTTCCTTGCTTTATCTATGGTTTATGTAAAAAAAGCCCAACAAACTGAGCCTATCAGCATTTTTGTTCTTATGCTATTACTTAGTATCGGCGGTATGTTAGCCTTAATCCTACCAATGTACCTATTTGATAGCGGCAAAATTCTGCCGACTACTATTCACCAATTAGGTTGGATTATTGTTTATGGCTTAATTATGCAATGTATCGCTTGGGGCTTAATCGCTTACTCTATCCCCTTACTCTCTTTATCCTTAACGGGCTTATTGCTCCTCTCCGAACCCGTTGCTGCTTTACTAATTGATTATTTTTTATTGGCAAAACCCATTAACCTCGTACAATGGTGCGGTGCTTTATTAACGCTTATCGCCATTTATTTAGGCATATTACAACGTAATAAATAA
- a CDS encoding DUF2254 domain-containing protein, with amino-acid sequence MFYRLLLALKKPGNTLWITPTLGALLAIIFAFAAKSVNFFIAENVLPEVQQETLDGLLGIIASSMLAVSTFSLSIMVSAFASASGGTTPRATELVMGDDNTRMAIASFISAFIYAIIAKTVLGMGFYGQNGRFVLFVSTLLVLLYLIITLIRWVATISHLGGMKNTLEKIHCAAEKALQHYRLNPTMGASWLGKCSAKASVVYANEVGYLTHIDMQSLQRYAEKQDCYIEIKVRPGELISPNMPLICIENAPQDQQQLDKLAQYFVLAGSRSYEEDPEWGFIVLAESAQKALPPVANDPGTAIAVMHIMMRILITQPEAKATTIDYDRLAIKPLDAADWIKSGFAPIARDGVNLLEVDLLLQKTLATIWQNAPEQRVREAALQLAISSLQRAEQALTFSEDFQLLQQKHNKLFDK; translated from the coding sequence ATGTTTTATCGTTTGTTATTAGCTTTAAAAAAGCCGGGGAATACGCTCTGGATAACCCCTACATTAGGCGCATTGTTAGCCATTATTTTTGCCTTTGCCGCTAAATCGGTGAATTTTTTTATTGCTGAAAATGTCTTACCAGAGGTTCAACAGGAAACCTTAGATGGTTTATTAGGGATTATTGCTTCCAGTATGTTGGCAGTAAGTACCTTTTCGTTGTCTATTATGGTGTCGGCTTTTGCTTCGGCATCAGGCGGAACAACGCCGAGAGCTACCGAATTGGTAATGGGCGATGATAATACCCGTATGGCAATTGCCAGTTTTATTTCTGCCTTTATTTATGCCATTATCGCCAAAACTGTATTGGGTATGGGATTTTATGGGCAAAATGGACGTTTTGTACTTTTTGTCAGTACCTTATTGGTGTTGCTCTATTTAATTATTACCTTAATTCGTTGGGTTGCCACCATTTCTCATTTAGGCGGTATGAAAAACACCTTGGAAAAAATTCATTGTGCCGCAGAGAAAGCATTACAACATTATCGGCTTAATCCCACAATGGGCGCAAGCTGGTTAGGTAAATGCAGTGCAAAAGCCAGCGTGGTTTATGCAAATGAAGTGGGTTATTTAACCCATATTGATATGCAGTCTTTGCAACGTTATGCGGAAAAGCAAGATTGTTATATAGAAATCAAAGTGAGACCCGGTGAATTAATTTCTCCTAATATGCCTTTAATTTGTATAGAAAATGCGCCGCAGGATCAGCAACAATTAGACAAATTAGCACAATATTTTGTATTGGCTGGTTCACGCAGTTACGAGGAAGATCCTGAATGGGGATTTATTGTATTAGCGGAGTCAGCTCAAAAAGCCTTGCCTCCAGTGGCAAATGATCCCGGTACAGCCATTGCTGTTATGCATATTATGATGCGGATTTTAATTACTCAACCAGAAGCTAAAGCAACAACCATAGATTATGATCGATTAGCCATTAAACCTTTAGATGCGGCGGACTGGATTAAAAGCGGTTTTGCACCTATTGCACGAGATGGAGTTAATTTATTAGAAGTGGATCTTTTGTTACAAAAAACGTTAGCTACCATTTGGCAAAATGCGCCAGAACAACGAGTGCGTGAGGCGGCTTTACAACTGGCTATCTCTTCTTTACAACGAGCAGAACAAGCATTAACCTTTTCTGAGGATTTTCAATTATTACAACAAAAGCATAATAAGTTGTTTGATAAGTAA
- the adhP gene encoding alcohol dehydrogenase AdhP: MKMKAAVVNTNCSGVEVVEKDVPTIGTGQALVKMEYCGVCHTDLHVAAGDYGKHPGRILGHEGIGIVQQVADDVTTLKVGDRVSVAWLYESCNHCEYCVSGRETLCRSVKNAGYTVDGGMAEYCVVAADYAVKVPEGLDPAQASSITCAGVTTYKAIKVSEIRAGQWIALYGAGGLGNLSVQYAKKVFGAKVIAIDVNDDKLALAQQSGADVVINSAQENAEQRIIEITQGGAHAAVVTAVAKAAFNSAVNAVRAGGTVVAVALPVDTMDLSIPRIVLDGIRVIGSLVGTRQDLAEAFEFGARGLVVPVVQTRPLEDVAAIFQEMHDGKIQGRMVLDFTHHHHHHCGCANHA, translated from the coding sequence ATGAAAATGAAAGCAGCAGTGGTAAATACAAATTGTTCTGGGGTAGAAGTGGTTGAGAAAGATGTACCTACGATAGGAACGGGGCAAGCATTAGTAAAAATGGAGTATTGTGGTGTTTGTCATACGGATTTACACGTAGCAGCAGGGGATTATGGTAAACACCCTGGACGGATATTAGGACACGAGGGAATTGGCATTGTGCAACAAGTTGCCGATGATGTTACCACGTTAAAAGTGGGCGATCGTGTGAGTGTTGCTTGGTTATATGAAAGCTGTAATCATTGTGAATATTGTGTGTCAGGGCGTGAAACGCTTTGCCGTTCGGTGAAGAATGCAGGATATACCGTTGATGGTGGTATGGCGGAATATTGTGTAGTGGCGGCGGATTATGCGGTAAAAGTGCCTGAGGGATTAGATCCCGCACAAGCCAGTAGTATTACTTGTGCAGGGGTAACCACCTATAAAGCCATTAAGGTATCGGAAATTCGGGCTGGGCAATGGATTGCTTTATATGGAGCAGGCGGTTTGGGAAATTTATCGGTACAGTATGCCAAAAAAGTCTTTGGGGCAAAGGTCATTGCCATTGATGTGAATGACGATAAATTAGCCTTGGCACAACAATCAGGTGCTGATGTGGTGATTAATTCTGCTCAAGAAAATGCGGAACAACGGATTATTGAAATCACCCAAGGGGGAGCGCATGCGGCAGTGGTTACTGCGGTGGCGAAAGCGGCGTTTAATAGTGCAGTAAATGCGGTAAGAGCAGGGGGAACTGTGGTGGCTGTGGCGTTGCCTGTGGATACCATGGATTTGTCTATTCCTCGTATTGTGCTAGACGGTATTCGTGTCATTGGATCTTTAGTGGGAACACGACAAGATCTCGCAGAGGCGTTTGAATTTGGGGCAAGAGGTTTAGTTGTGCCAGTGGTGCAAACTCGCCCATTAGAGGACGTTGCGGCGATTTTCCAAGAAATGCACGACGGTAAAATCCAAGGGCGTATGGTATTAGATTTTACTCATCATCACCATCATCATTGTGGTTGTGCTAATCACGCTTAA
- a CDS encoding NAD(P)H-dependent oxidoreductase, translating to MNHLIIIAHPNKQSFNHAILQNVLASSKQLQVETQIRDLYQLDFNPILSWQELTASYQNILPAEIQREQQFIHNADLITLIYPLWWMGFPAILKGYLDRVLSHGFAYKTEGEISQGLLQGKKMQQFITLGSNVAQYQAFGWDKSLDDCLVNGLFNYCGINDIDYQLFGDIHLIDQQQRQNILQRVSEKNAQNIMAIQVKD from the coding sequence ATGAACCATTTAATCATTATTGCTCACCCAAATAAGCAAAGTTTTAACCACGCTATTTTACAAAATGTGCTAGCAAGCAGTAAACAATTACAGGTTGAAACACAGATTCGTGATCTTTATCAACTGGACTTTAATCCTATTCTAAGCTGGCAAGAATTAACGGCAAGCTATCAAAATATCCTGCCTGCGGAAATTCAACGTGAACAACAATTTATCCACAATGCGGATTTGATTACCCTAATCTATCCATTATGGTGGATGGGCTTTCCTGCCATTTTAAAAGGCTATTTAGATCGTGTCCTTAGCCATGGTTTTGCCTATAAAACTGAGGGAGAGATTTCGCAAGGGTTATTACAAGGCAAGAAAATGCAGCAATTTATTACCCTAGGTAGTAATGTAGCTCAATACCAAGCCTTTGGTTGGGATAAATCTCTTGATGATTGCTTAGTCAATGGTTTATTCAATTATTGTGGCATTAACGATATTGATTACCAGCTATTTGGCGATATTCATTTAATTGATCAACAACAACGCCAAAATATCTTGCAACGGGTAAGCGAAAAAAACGCTCAAAATATTATGGCAATTCAAGTTAAAGATTAA
- a CDS encoding NfeD family protein: protein MQWLSTWSIWHWLILGFILLIGEIIIPGIFLLWWGLAALTLAAVVFLFPQLGLPTAFILYAILAIALSLIWWKIQHNKDRQDQSQTHLNQRDHLMLNKIGIVQSIQANGIGRGHFGDTTWRIKGQHLQQGDSIKVIKVEGITLFVQKIEEQQ, encoded by the coding sequence ATGCAATGGTTATCCACATGGTCAATTTGGCATTGGCTTATTTTAGGCTTTATTTTGCTGATTGGCGAAATTATTATTCCGGGCATCTTTTTACTTTGGTGGGGATTAGCGGCTTTAACCTTAGCTGCTGTGGTCTTTCTCTTTCCTCAATTAGGTTTGCCTACTGCCTTTATCCTTTATGCCATACTCGCCATTGCCCTTAGCCTGATTTGGTGGAAAATTCAACATAATAAAGATCGCCAAGATCAATCACAAACGCATCTCAATCAACGAGATCACCTTATGCTAAACAAAATCGGCATTGTACAAAGCATACAAGCCAATGGCATAGGACGAGGGCATTTCGGCGATACCACTTGGCGAATCAAAGGTCAGCATCTACAACAAGGAGATAGCATTAAAGTTATCAAAGTAGAAGGCATTACCCTGTTCGTGCAAAAAATAGAGGAACAACAATGA